The following proteins are encoded in a genomic region of Ananas comosus cultivar F153 linkage group 25, ASM154086v1, whole genome shotgun sequence:
- the LOC109703735 gene encoding LOW QUALITY PROTEIN: AT-hook motif nuclear-localized protein 20-like (The sequence of the model RefSeq protein was modified relative to this genomic sequence to represent the inferred CDS: deleted 2 bases in 1 codon) — translation MTFTAPVRSIDRRRGFPSCLGQGAAVFPSTVVPIVLAVLPVVLAAVFPVAVVANSLVVLIGQEQVRRKKKSSLVLLLLLLLQHPTKQNKLANRWWTGPHLGLPGSDTGSGPSGSKPPNQDTPTKEPEPSGGGGGDDDDRDNSSEPREGAVVASNRRPRGRPPGSKNKPKPPIFVTRDSPNALRSHVMEVAGGADVAESIAQFARRRQRGVCVLSGAGTVANVAAPGAVVTLHGRFEILSLTGTFLPGPAPPGSTGLTVYLAGGQGQVVGGSVVGSLIAAGPVMVVASTFANATYERLPLEEEEEGPSTQPGQLPPGVSAAPLMGAVGPSGLPDPSGLPIYNLPPNLVPNGGQLGHDAFAWAHARPPY, via the exons ATGACATTCACTGCTCCAGTTCGCTCGATTGACCGACGCAGAGGATTCCCCAGCTGTCTGGGACAGGGGGCCGCCGTCTTCCCTAGCACCGTCGTGCCAATTGTCTTGGCCGTCTTGCCTGTCGTCTTGGCCGCCGTCTTCCCTGTCGCCGTGGTCGCCAACTCCCTAGTCGTCTTGATCGGC CAAGAGCAagtgaggaggaagaagaagagtagcTTAGTACTACtactgctactactactacaacatccaacaaaacaaaacaagctGGCGAACCGGTGGTGGACCGGCCCGCACCTGGGCCTCCCGGGCTCCGACACGGGATCAGGCCCCTCCGGCTCGAAGCCTCCGAATCAAGACACGCCGACCAAAGAACCTGagccgagcggcggcggcggtggcgatgATGACGACAGAGACAACAGCAGCGAGCCGCGAGAAGGCGCCGTCGTGGCGAGCAACCGCCGACCCCGGGGCCGGCCCCCCGGGTCGAAGAACAAGCCCAAGCCCCCCATATTCGTCACCCGGGACAGCCCCAACGCGCTGAGAAGCCACGTCATGGAGGTGGCCGGGGGCGCCGACGTGGCCGAGTCGATCGCGCAGTTCGCGCGCCGCCGCCAGCGCGGTGTCTGCGTGCTCAGCGGCGCTGGCACCGTCGCCAACGTC GCAGCTCCGGGGGCTGTCGTGACGCTGCACGGCCGCTTCGAGATCCTCTCCCTCACCGGCACCTTCCTCCCTGGCCCGGCCCCACCAGGCTCCACCGGCCTCACCGTCTACCTAGCTGGCGGCCAGGGGCAGGTCGTCGGGGGAAGTGTCGTCGGCTCGCTGATTGCCGCCGGGCCCGTGATGGTTGTTGCCTCCACGTTCGCCAACGCCACGTACGAGCGGCTGCCGctggaagaggaagaggaagggccCAGCACTCAGCCCGGGCAGCTGCCCCCTGGAGTGTCCGCGGCACCGCTGATGGGCGCAGTCGGGCCCTCGGGGCTGCCCGACCCCTCGGGGCTGCCGATCTACAACTTGCCGCCGAATTTGGTTCCGAACGGCGGGCAATTGGGGCACGACGCATTCGCATGGGCGCACGCGAGGCCACCGTACTAA